The Uruburuella testudinis genome window below encodes:
- a CDS encoding spore cortex protein: MRYITLLIAAFVVAGCSWETYQNAEGRTSLRQKYEPGTRVYYEDGTYSHNMRNNQFRPEQHAVKPGVGEPADVRGTNWQTPGSGE; this comes from the coding sequence ATGCGCTACATTACCTTGCTGATTGCCGCCTTTGTGGTGGCCGGCTGCTCTTGGGAAACCTACCAAAACGCCGAAGGCCGCACGTCGCTGCGCCAGAAATACGAACCGGGCACCCGCGTGTATTATGAAGACGGCACCTATTCACACAATATGCGCAACAACCAATTCCGCCCCGAACAACATGCTGTCAAACCCGGTGTGGGCGAGCCTGCCGATGTGCGCGGCACCAACTGGCAAACGCCCGGCAGCGGCGAATAA
- a CDS encoding MFS transporter, with protein MKTLSNKFYALFCSVFFLFAGFGLFLNSAGVKLAQMGVNSTAIGALNAAFFVGAALSAVAAHRVVSGVGHIRAFSVFGAVFAMAALGHMMTDKLWAWGVLRVGLGFCYYSLLMIVESWFAERSAAGERARVLAFYNVVYYVAFTVGIALLSLKPSSNDIFTLAAILVMAAMLPVALTRMSAPQLPPRQRISIPRLMAIAPLALVGSFVGGLLMNGFFTMASVFLLQQGFGVRQISFYLMVAMITGFAVQLPVARFSDRYGRRNAILACAVIAAVGAVAGLVLMLLDVGGVWAQYGVSGFFGVGLFTLYALSVARANDQLPNEMNTVEVSRSLLFSYGMGSLLAPLLLGAVMQQAQRYGFYTFFAVGAALLAWVAWRQQVVPEAKRSVHVAMSGDTGPLMADLDPRNNEGVMRPFDEVAAQQYADELAQEEADKPA; from the coding sequence ATGAAAACTTTGTCGAATAAGTTTTATGCGCTTTTTTGCTCGGTGTTTTTTCTGTTTGCCGGATTCGGCCTGTTTTTGAATTCGGCCGGGGTCAAGCTGGCGCAAATGGGGGTGAACAGCACCGCCATCGGGGCGCTGAATGCGGCGTTTTTTGTGGGCGCGGCTTTGAGCGCGGTGGCGGCGCACCGGGTGGTGTCGGGCGTGGGGCATATCCGTGCTTTCAGCGTGTTCGGCGCGGTGTTTGCGATGGCGGCGCTGGGGCACATGATGACGGATAAGCTGTGGGCTTGGGGCGTGTTGCGGGTGGGGTTGGGTTTTTGCTATTACAGCCTGTTGATGATTGTGGAAAGCTGGTTTGCCGAGCGCAGTGCGGCGGGCGAGCGGGCGCGGGTGTTGGCGTTTTACAACGTGGTTTACTATGTGGCTTTTACCGTCGGCATCGCGTTGCTGAGCCTGAAGCCTTCGAGCAATGATATTTTTACCCTGGCGGCGATTTTGGTGATGGCGGCGATGCTGCCGGTGGCGCTCACGCGCATGAGTGCGCCGCAATTGCCGCCGCGCCAACGCATCAGTATTCCGCGCCTGATGGCGATTGCACCGCTGGCGCTGGTGGGCAGCTTTGTGGGCGGTTTGCTGATGAACGGTTTTTTTACCATGGCATCGGTGTTTTTGCTGCAACAGGGTTTCGGTGTGCGCCAGATTTCGTTTTATTTGATGGTGGCCATGATCACCGGCTTTGCGGTGCAGCTGCCGGTGGCGCGTTTTTCCGACCGCTATGGGCGGCGTAATGCGATTTTGGCTTGTGCTGTGATTGCGGCGGTGGGCGCGGTGGCCGGTTTGGTGCTGATGCTGCTGGATGTGGGCGGGGTGTGGGCGCAATATGGGGTGTCGGGCTTTTTCGGGGTCGGGCTGTTTACGCTTTATGCGCTCAGCGTGGCGCGCGCCAACGACCAGCTGCCCAATGAAATGAACACGGTAGAAGTGAGCCGCAGCCTGTTGTTCAGCTATGGCATGGGTTCGCTGCTGGCGCCGCTGTTGTTGGGGGCGGTGATGCAGCAGGCGCAGCGGTATGGGTTTTATACTTTTTTCGCCGTGGGTGCGGCTTTGCTGGCCTGGGTGGCGTGGCGCCAGCAAGTGGTGCCTGAAGCCAAACGCAGCGTGCATGTGGCGATGTCGGGCGACACCGGGCCGCTGATGGCTGATCTCGACCCGCGCAACAATGAGGGGGTGATGCGGCCGTTTGACGAAGTGGCGGCGCAGCAGTATGCAGATGAATTGGCGCAGGAAGAAGCCGACAAACCGGCCTGA
- the glmU gene encoding bifunctional UDP-N-acetylglucosamine diphosphorylase/glucosamine-1-phosphate N-acetyltransferase GlmU, with amino-acid sequence MSQNPLHIVILAAGKGTRMYSKLPKVLHEIGGETMVARVIDTAQSLNPQHTIVVIGHGKDQVLERVQRDVVWVEQTEQLGTGHAVKTALPQLPSEGRTLVLYGDVPLIDTATLQALLEAAGDEVGLLTDVLDNPAGYGRIIRENGNVVAIVEEKDADAAQKAVQETNTGILVLPNAKLAGWLNALQSNNAQGEYYLTDLIALANSDGIKVHPVQVRASHLAAGVNNKVQLAELERIFQSEQADALLKAGVTLRDPARFDLRGRLKHGQDVVIDVNVVIEGDVELGDDVEIGAHCVIRNAKIGAGTRIEAFSHLEDCEIGARAHIGPYARLRPNAKLADDVHIGNFVEVKNTTIGQGSKANHLTYLGDAQIGSKTNIGAGTITANYDGVNKYQTIIGDEVRIGSNTVLVAPVTVGNRATTGAGSAITKTCPENKLALARARQTIIEDWVRPEKPAKK; translated from the coding sequence ATGAGCCAAAATCCCCTGCATATCGTTATTCTCGCGGCCGGCAAAGGCACGCGCATGTATTCCAAGCTGCCCAAAGTGCTGCACGAAATCGGCGGCGAAACCATGGTGGCGCGCGTGATCGATACCGCACAAAGCCTCAACCCGCAACACACCATCGTGGTCATCGGTCACGGCAAAGACCAAGTGCTGGAGCGCGTGCAGCGCGATGTGGTGTGGGTAGAGCAAACCGAGCAGCTCGGCACCGGCCACGCCGTCAAAACCGCACTGCCGCAACTGCCGTCTGAAGGCCGCACGCTGGTGCTCTACGGCGATGTACCGCTGATCGACACCGCCACCCTGCAAGCCCTGCTCGAAGCCGCCGGCGATGAAGTCGGCCTGCTTACCGATGTGCTCGACAACCCCGCCGGCTACGGCCGCATTATCCGCGAAAACGGCAACGTGGTAGCGATTGTGGAAGAAAAAGACGCCGATGCCGCCCAAAAAGCCGTGCAAGAAACCAACACCGGCATTTTGGTGCTGCCCAACGCCAAACTCGCCGGCTGGCTCAACGCCCTGCAAAGCAACAACGCCCAAGGCGAATACTACCTCACCGACCTCATCGCATTGGCCAATTCAGACGGCATCAAAGTTCATCCCGTGCAGGTGCGCGCCTCTCATCTGGCCGCCGGCGTCAACAATAAAGTGCAACTGGCCGAGCTGGAGCGTATTTTCCAAAGCGAACAGGCCGATGCGCTGCTCAAAGCCGGCGTAACCCTGCGCGACCCCGCCCGTTTTGATTTGAGAGGCCGTCTGAAACACGGCCAAGATGTGGTGATTGATGTCAACGTGGTGATAGAGGGCGATGTCGAGCTGGGCGATGATGTCGAAATCGGCGCCCACTGCGTCATCCGTAACGCCAAAATCGGCGCCGGCACCCGCATCGAAGCCTTTTCGCATTTGGAAGACTGCGAAATCGGTGCCCGCGCCCATATCGGCCCCTACGCCCGCCTGCGCCCGAATGCCAAACTGGCGGATGACGTGCACATCGGCAACTTTGTCGAAGTAAAAAACACCACCATCGGCCAAGGCAGCAAAGCCAACCATCTCACCTATCTGGGCGATGCCCAAATCGGCAGCAAAACCAACATCGGTGCCGGCACCATCACCGCCAACTACGATGGCGTGAATAAATACCAAACCATTATCGGCGACGAAGTGCGCATCGGCTCCAACACCGTATTGGTCGCTCCCGTTACCGTCGGCAACCGCGCCACCACCGGCGCCGGCAGCGCCATTACCAAAACCTGCCCCGAAAACAAACTTGCCCTCGCCCGCGCCCGCCAAACCATTATCGAAGACTGGGTGCGCCCTGAAAAGCCGGCGAAAAAATAA
- the glmS gene encoding glutamine--fructose-6-phosphate transaminase (isomerizing), whose amino-acid sequence MCGIVGAIRANHNVVDFLTDGLKRLEYRGYDSSGIAVQTGSKITRVRRVGRVQLMENAAREKGVHGHIGIGHTRWATHGGVTEPNAHPHISGGLIAVVHNGIIENFEAERARLQDLGYVFESQTDTEVIAHSVKHEYMHNGHNLFAAVQAACARFHGAYAIGVMADDNHQEMVVARMGCPLLVAFGEQETFIASDVSAVIAFTRKISYLEDGDIALLTAGGIQKLIGKDGLPAERKVKVSELSLASLELGPYSHFMQKEIHEQPKAIADTAEVFLDGGFNPENFGKNAREVFGSIDSIKILACGTSYYSALTSKYWLESIAKIPADVEIASEYRYRDVIADPKQLVITISQSGETLDTMEALKYAQSLGQTHSLSICNVMESALPRESELVLYTRAGAEIGVASTKAFTTQLVVLFGLAVTLGKLRGHVSDEQAQAYTEELRQLPGSIQHVLNLEPQIAAWAQKFAKKTSALFLGRGIHYPIALEGALKLKEITYIHAEAYPAGELKHGPLALVDENMPVVVIAPNDVLLDKVKANMQEVGARGGELFVFTDLDSNFNESEGVHVIRTPRHAGVLSPIVHTIPVQLLSYHAALARGTDVDKPRNLAKSVTVE is encoded by the coding sequence ATGTGCGGTATCGTCGGCGCCATCCGCGCCAACCACAATGTTGTGGATTTTTTAACAGACGGCCTCAAACGCTTGGAATACCGGGGCTATGATTCATCAGGTATTGCCGTACAAACCGGCAGCAAAATCACCCGCGTGCGCCGTGTCGGCCGCGTGCAGCTGATGGAAAACGCCGCCCGCGAAAAAGGCGTACACGGCCACATCGGCATCGGCCACACCCGCTGGGCCACCCACGGCGGCGTTACCGAGCCCAATGCACACCCGCATATTTCAGGCGGCCTGATTGCCGTGGTGCACAACGGCATCATCGAAAACTTCGAAGCAGAGCGCGCGCGCCTGCAAGATTTGGGCTATGTGTTTGAATCGCAAACCGACACCGAAGTCATCGCCCACAGCGTCAAACACGAATACATGCACAACGGCCATAACCTCTTTGCCGCCGTACAAGCCGCCTGCGCCCGTTTTCACGGCGCCTACGCCATCGGCGTGATGGCCGACGACAACCATCAGGAAATGGTAGTGGCGCGCATGGGCTGCCCGCTGCTGGTGGCATTCGGCGAGCAGGAAACCTTTATCGCTTCCGACGTCTCCGCCGTGATTGCCTTTACCCGCAAAATCTCTTATCTGGAAGACGGCGACATCGCCCTGCTCACCGCCGGCGGCATTCAAAAGCTGATCGGCAAAGACGGCCTGCCCGCCGAACGCAAAGTCAAAGTATCCGAGTTATCACTGGCTTCGCTTGAGCTCGGCCCCTACAGCCACTTTATGCAAAAAGAAATCCACGAGCAGCCCAAAGCCATTGCCGACACTGCCGAAGTGTTTCTCGACGGCGGCTTCAATCCCGAAAACTTCGGCAAAAATGCCCGCGAAGTATTCGGAAGCATCGACAGCATCAAAATCCTTGCCTGCGGCACCTCGTATTATTCTGCCCTCACCAGCAAATACTGGCTTGAAAGTATTGCCAAAATCCCCGCCGATGTGGAAATCGCCAGCGAATACCGCTACCGCGATGTGATTGCCGACCCCAAGCAGCTGGTGATTACCATTTCCCAATCCGGCGAAACGCTCGACACCATGGAAGCGCTGAAATACGCCCAATCGCTCGGTCAAACCCACAGCCTTTCCATCTGCAACGTGATGGAATCGGCGCTGCCGCGCGAGAGCGAATTGGTGCTCTACACCCGCGCCGGTGCCGAAATCGGCGTGGCTTCCACCAAAGCCTTTACCACCCAACTGGTGGTGCTGTTCGGCTTGGCGGTCACTTTGGGCAAACTGCGCGGCCACGTCAGCGATGAGCAGGCACAAGCCTACACCGAAGAGCTGCGCCAGCTGCCGGGCAGCATCCAGCACGTGTTGAACCTGGAGCCGCAAATCGCCGCTTGGGCGCAAAAGTTCGCCAAAAAAACCAGCGCCCTGTTTCTCGGCCGCGGCATCCATTACCCCATCGCCCTCGAAGGTGCGCTGAAGCTGAAAGAAATCACCTACATTCATGCCGAAGCCTACCCCGCCGGCGAGCTGAAACACGGCCCCTTGGCGCTGGTGGATGAAAACATGCCGGTGGTGGTGATTGCGCCTAATGATGTGCTGCTCGATAAAGTGAAAGCCAATATGCAGGAAGTGGGCGCACGCGGCGGCGAGCTGTTTGTGTTTACCGATCTGGACAGCAACTTCAACGAAAGCGAAGGCGTACACGTTATCCGCACCCCGCGCCACGCCGGCGTATTGTCGCCCATCGTGCACACCATTCCCGTGCAGCTGTTGTCTTACCATGCTGCGCTGGCACGCGGCACCGATGTCGACAAACCGCGCAATCTGGCCAAATCGGTCACGGTAGAGTAA
- a CDS encoding DUF4442 domain-containing protein — protein sequence MRIENRMYRSLNRLNKLPASWRGVVQTRLMGRFVPFLGTAGLHFDTIRRETVRVSLRNRRPVQNHIKGIHACAMALLAETATGFAVQMNTPDDKLILLKSMNIQYVKRSEGNMYAVAHVSDEMAALLQTEERGNFTVPCEVGDESGEPPVMVEMVWAWVLKKKD from the coding sequence ATGCGCATAGAAAACCGGATGTACCGCAGCCTCAACCGTTTAAACAAACTGCCCGCCTCATGGCGCGGTGTCGTGCAAACCCGCCTGATGGGGCGTTTTGTGCCGTTTTTGGGCACCGCCGGCCTGCATTTCGACACCATCCGCCGCGAAACCGTGCGCGTGAGCCTGCGCAACCGCCGCCCGGTGCAAAACCACATCAAAGGCATACACGCCTGCGCCATGGCCTTGCTGGCCGAAACCGCCACCGGCTTTGCCGTGCAGATGAACACCCCCGACGACAAGCTGATTCTGCTCAAATCGATGAATATCCAATATGTGAAACGCAGCGAAGGCAATATGTATGCCGTGGCGCACGTCAGCGATGAAATGGCCGCCCTGCTGCAAACCGAAGAGCGCGGCAACTTCACCGTGCCTTGCGAAGTGGGCGACGAGAGCGGCGAACCGCCCGTGATGGTGGAAATGGTGTGGGCGTGGGTGTTGAAGAAAAAAGACTGA